In Halovivax gelatinilyticus, the following are encoded in one genomic region:
- a CDS encoding DUF58 domain-containing protein has product MSLVVKRYAYVIALAAGAVGILIATGLYAFEASTVLLSMLGAIALGSAILGLSWTTRRPVIPSTPTPEQRVSSAVPETEPSEAFNEFDGSILTDDDPAYRRWRGLRVVAYEFLSRYTSADDEHAIRQLDDGTWTDDTTASRYLSKPPDSESSNRRTKNRSQPTGGDDVVRRTVRAIASTYTQRTTGVTERQRDDVASDPSEREHVDEAETRTTSRTPDRATSLARIETGHWWGVGTIALGMVGIGALAEVPGLLLAGTVGIGYAGFARSTSLPDPELEIERTVDPETPEPGETVTVETTLTNVGETTLLDVKCIDGVPGALQVVDGRCRVGTVIRPGQSVTMTYTVEARPGNHAFDPAVVIVGDASRSAERSVLVPESTTITCSPRLESTRSAIPLRLSPIRRAGHLTTTDGGSGTDFHSIREYQNGDPINRIDWNRHARTGELATIQFHTEQATRVLLVVDSRLEAYVGPSETAIHAVDRSVEAAGKIAASLLDDGDAVGLTAIGPTTRSRVEASESNEFIENTCWIPPASGPDHRLSIRKALTTHQQFSTVPAPDTRMWITQLGQLRRHLSGETQVILFTPLTDFGSVLIARRFASRGHPVTVISPDPTATRTATEELAWLCRTLRRDTLHRNGIPVLDWSYDERIDTLLERYANRGVVR; this is encoded by the coding sequence GTGAGTCTCGTCGTCAAACGCTACGCGTACGTAATCGCGCTCGCGGCAGGTGCGGTCGGTATCCTGATCGCCACGGGATTGTACGCGTTCGAGGCGTCGACAGTTCTTCTCTCGATGCTCGGGGCCATCGCGCTCGGTAGCGCCATCCTCGGGCTGTCGTGGACCACGAGACGTCCGGTAATTCCGTCCACACCCACCCCCGAACAGCGTGTTTCGTCCGCGGTACCGGAAACGGAGCCATCGGAGGCGTTCAACGAGTTCGACGGCTCGATCCTCACCGACGACGATCCGGCCTACAGACGGTGGCGCGGGCTGCGGGTCGTCGCGTACGAGTTCCTCTCTCGATACACGAGCGCCGACGATGAGCACGCGATTCGCCAGCTAGACGACGGAACGTGGACTGACGACACCACCGCCTCACGATACCTCTCGAAACCCCCGGATAGCGAGTCGTCGAACCGCCGGACGAAGAACCGATCACAACCGACGGGTGGCGACGACGTCGTCCGTCGGACCGTACGGGCGATCGCATCCACGTATACCCAGCGGACGACGGGCGTGACCGAACGCCAACGGGACGATGTCGCCTCAGATCCGAGCGAACGGGAACACGTCGACGAAGCGGAGACGCGAACCACGTCCCGAACGCCGGATCGAGCGACCTCGCTGGCGCGCATCGAAACCGGCCACTGGTGGGGCGTCGGAACGATCGCACTCGGGATGGTCGGTATCGGTGCGCTGGCCGAAGTCCCCGGCCTTCTGCTCGCGGGAACCGTCGGTATCGGCTACGCCGGATTCGCTAGGTCGACGTCGCTCCCCGACCCGGAGCTCGAGATCGAACGGACAGTCGATCCGGAGACGCCGGAGCCCGGTGAAACGGTCACCGTCGAGACCACCCTCACGAACGTCGGTGAGACGACGCTGCTCGACGTGAAGTGTATCGACGGAGTCCCGGGTGCGTTACAGGTCGTCGATGGCCGCTGTCGGGTCGGAACGGTCATCCGACCGGGCCAATCGGTGACGATGACCTACACCGTCGAGGCGAGACCCGGCAATCACGCGTTCGACCCCGCCGTGGTGATCGTCGGTGACGCGTCCAGGTCGGCAGAACGAAGCGTTCTGGTGCCCGAATCGACGACGATCACGTGCTCTCCTCGATTAGAATCCACTCGTTCGGCGATTCCGCTCAGACTCTCGCCGATCCGGCGCGCCGGACACCTGACGACGACCGACGGTGGATCCGGCACGGACTTTCACTCGATTCGAGAGTACCAGAACGGCGATCCGATCAATCGCATCGACTGGAATCGACACGCGCGAACCGGCGAACTCGCGACGATCCAGTTTCACACCGAACAGGCCACGCGGGTGCTTCTCGTCGTCGATTCACGCCTCGAGGCCTACGTTGGCCCGTCCGAGACGGCGATCCACGCGGTCGATCGGTCCGTCGAGGCCGCCGGGAAAATCGCCGCGAGTCTCCTCGACGACGGAGACGCCGTCGGATTGACGGCGATCGGTCCGACGACCCGTTCGCGAGTCGAAGCGAGTGAAAGTAACGAGTTCATCGAGAACACGTGCTGGATTCCGCCGGCGTCCGGCCCCGACCACCGCCTCTCGATCAGAAAGGCGTTGACCACACACCAGCAGTTCTCGACGGTCCCCGCCCCTGACACCCGCATGTGGATCACCCAGCTCGGACAGCTCAGGCGACACCTGAGCGGCGAAACCCAGGTGATCCTCTTTACGCCGCTCACCGACTTCGGATCGGTACTCATCGCTCGCCGCTTTGCCTCCAGGGGCCACCCGGTGACCGTCATCAGTCCCGATCCGACGGCGACGCGAACTGCCACGGAAGAACTGGCGTGGCTGTGTCGAACGCTTCGACGGGATACGCTCCACCGAAACGGCATCCCGGTCCTCGACTGGTCGTACGACGAACGGATCGATACGCTCTTAGAACGATACGCGAATCGAGGTGTCGTCCGATGA
- a CDS encoding DUF7519 family protein encodes MSRVTRRPTRIAGGVSLVAGLGIVVSTIVEPVPATIVSVVGLALIATALSIGSRRVLDLGAFVGLVGVSIGALSAPVVWPLVGTVSVIVAWDLGGVAIRLGEQLGREAETARLELWYVLSSTAVGAGTAALAYGVYRYTEYGIGLDALVMILLAGVGAILALGARFEWNESAVRNRL; translated from the coding sequence ATGAGCCGCGTAACCCGCCGACCGACGCGAATCGCCGGTGGGGTCTCGCTCGTCGCCGGCCTCGGGATCGTCGTGAGTACGATCGTCGAGCCGGTACCCGCGACGATCGTTTCGGTCGTCGGTCTGGCGCTCATCGCGACGGCGCTCTCGATCGGTTCGCGCCGAGTGCTCGATCTGGGCGCCTTCGTCGGGTTGGTCGGCGTTTCCATTGGCGCGCTCTCGGCGCCGGTCGTCTGGCCGCTCGTCGGAACGGTGTCGGTGATCGTCGCGTGGGACCTCGGCGGCGTCGCGATCAGGCTCGGCGAGCAGCTCGGTCGCGAGGCGGAGACCGCTCGGCTCGAACTCTGGTACGTCCTTTCGAGTACGGCCGTCGGCGCTGGCACGGCTGCGCTCGCGTACGGCGTCTACCGCTACACCGAGTACGGGATCGGACTCGACGCCCTCGTGATGATTCTCCTTGCCGGCGTCGGCGCCATCCTGGCACTCGGCGCCAGGTTCGAGTGGAACGAATCGGCCGTCAGAAATCGTCTCTAA
- the moaA gene encoding GTP 3',8-cyclase MoaA, translating to MLTDEFGREVTGVRISLTDRCNFDCVYCHNEGLGDTRGPMDPQDEEMNTDDVVRFLEVVTEFDIDSVKFTGGEPMLRSDLAEIIARTPDELAVSMTTNGTFLPGRAEELVEAGLERVNISQDALDPDAFARITKSGAYDAVLDGVEAALDAGLDPVKLNMVVFSHTAGYVPEMVDHVAANPGLQLQLIEYMPELTGNPEWAIDIERVHRWLADQARVVEQREMHDRTRYWIEADGECPSPAASDRTPDAVDGPAGMVEIVDPVENPTFCANCHRVRVTHDGYLKGCLNRNDDLRPMGEMSKGEIREAFREVVANRVPFYGEYMVRTADGSWEVNDEYVDTVASD from the coding sequence ATGCTCACCGACGAGTTCGGGCGCGAGGTGACCGGGGTCCGGATCTCGCTCACCGACCGGTGTAACTTCGACTGCGTCTACTGTCACAACGAGGGTCTCGGCGACACGCGGGGGCCGATGGATCCCCAGGATGAAGAGATGAACACGGACGACGTGGTCCGATTTCTCGAGGTCGTGACCGAATTCGATATCGATTCGGTGAAGTTCACTGGTGGTGAACCTATGCTCCGCTCAGATTTAGCGGAGATCATCGCGCGGACGCCCGACGAACTGGCCGTCTCGATGACGACGAACGGGACGTTTCTGCCGGGCCGCGCCGAGGAACTCGTCGAAGCGGGTCTCGAGCGGGTTAACATCTCACAGGACGCGCTCGATCCCGACGCCTTCGCCCGTATTACGAAGAGCGGCGCCTACGATGCGGTCCTTGACGGTGTCGAAGCGGCCCTAGATGCGGGCCTCGATCCGGTCAAGCTAAACATGGTCGTCTTCTCTCACACGGCCGGATACGTCCCGGAGATGGTCGATCACGTCGCGGCGAATCCGGGTCTGCAGTTACAACTCATCGAGTACATGCCCGAACTGACGGGGAATCCGGAGTGGGCGATCGATATCGAGCGCGTTCACCGCTGGCTCGCCGATCAGGCGAGGGTCGTCGAACAGCGAGAGATGCACGACCGGACGCGCTACTGGATCGAGGCGGACGGCGAGTGTCCGTCACCCGCGGCGTCAGACCGCACACCGGACGCCGTCGACGGGCCGGCCGGGATGGTCGAGATCGTCGATCCGGTCGAAAACCCGACGTTCTGTGCCAACTGTCATCGCGTTCGAGTGACTCACGACGGCTACCTGAAAGGCTGTCTCAACCGCAACGACGACCTCCGACCGATGGGCGAGATGAGCAAGGGCGAGATCCGCGAGGCGTTTCGCGAGGTCGTCGCGAACCGCGTTCCGTTCTACGGCGAGTACATGGTCAGAACGGCGGACGGATCGTGGGAAGTAAACGACGAGTACGTCGATACCGTCGCGTCGGACTGA